Proteins co-encoded in one Flavobacteriaceae bacterium MAR_2009_75 genomic window:
- a CDS encoding quinol:cytochrome c oxidoreductase iron-sulfur protein precursor — MASNKKYWKNEAELNPNDSIVETLRQNEFVEDIPVDDFLGDKEKLSETTTNRRDFLKYVGFSTAAASLAACEGPVHKSIPYIVQPENIIPGVANYYATSIADGFDFASILIKTREGRPIKVENNKDAKVGGSANARVQASVLSLYDSTRLQGPLANGEPIEWSAMDAAVKAKMGSLQNSGQQIALLTQSYASPSTTRLISELKSTYGNVNHVVYDAVSENAALDAFEAKYGERALADYDFEKAGLIVSFGADFLGDWQGGGYDSGYAKGRIPKEGKMSRHVQFEANMSLSGANADKRIPLTPMQQKIALAQLYAKLNGTSVGGELSENVQMAIDNVAAQIKSNRSNAVVVTGLDDINAQTVVLAINEMLGSAAFDSESPRYVRQGNAEAVKTLIADMNSGKVGALIMDGVNPMYTLPNAAEFKSGIEKVGLSVTFSTNWNETTEVSQYTAASNHYLESWGDLQIKKGQFSLMQPTIRELFDTRQFQNALLKWLGSDKSYYDYIKETWSTDILNGGDWNKALHDGVFAGGSAVMSVTTDADPENVVSEESDKEGQDISSEAEALSSVGAISMANAISSLTNSTSGGGMELTLYPKTGMGAGQQASNPWLQEFPDPITRVSWDNYVTVSKADAERLGLENYHVANGGLDGSYVNITVNGVTLNNVPVIIQPGQAIGSAGLSFGYGRKVGMKSEMQTGVNAYPLYQDFKNTQAATIEKASGTHEFACIQLHKTLMGRGDIIKETTLEIFNTKDHAEWNHVPQVSLDHQEVPATSVDLWDSFDRSIGHHFNMSIDLNACTGCGACVIACHAENNVPVVGKEEVRKSRDMHWLRIDRYYSSEETFEGDNLKKDGFDGLSGDNGSLGGFGQLEDPSANPQVAFQPVMCQHCNHAPCETVCPVAATSHSRQGQNHMAYNRCVGTRYCANNCPYKVRRFNWFLYNNNDEFDFHMNNDLGKMVLNPDVNVRSRGVIEKCSMCIQMTQKTILDAKRDGRVIEDGEFQTACSAACSSGAIVFGDVNDKESQVSELAESDRMYHLLEHVGTQPNVFYHVKVRNTNEA; from the coding sequence ATGGCATCAAACAAAAAATATTGGAAGAACGAAGCGGAGTTAAATCCCAACGATTCCATTGTTGAGACGCTAAGGCAAAACGAGTTTGTAGAAGATATTCCCGTTGATGATTTCTTGGGTGATAAAGAGAAGTTGTCTGAAACTACCACGAATAGAAGAGATTTTCTTAAGTATGTTGGTTTTAGTACTGCAGCGGCTTCGTTGGCAGCCTGTGAAGGTCCGGTTCATAAGTCTATACCTTATATAGTTCAGCCAGAAAACATTATACCTGGGGTGGCTAATTATTATGCTACTTCGATTGCAGATGGTTTTGATTTTGCTAGCATTTTGATTAAGACCCGAGAAGGTCGACCAATCAAGGTGGAAAACAATAAAGACGCTAAAGTTGGTGGTAGTGCTAATGCTAGGGTGCAGGCTTCTGTACTTTCTTTATATGATAGTACGCGTTTGCAAGGTCCTTTGGCTAATGGTGAACCGATTGAATGGAGTGCCATGGATGCTGCTGTAAAGGCGAAAATGGGAAGCTTACAAAACTCCGGACAACAAATCGCATTGTTGACGCAGTCTTATGCTAGCCCTTCGACTACTCGATTGATCAGTGAGTTGAAGTCTACCTATGGTAACGTAAACCATGTGGTTTATGATGCTGTTTCTGAAAATGCCGCACTTGATGCTTTTGAAGCTAAATATGGTGAGCGTGCCTTAGCCGATTATGATTTTGAAAAGGCAGGTTTGATTGTTTCTTTCGGCGCTGATTTCTTGGGAGATTGGCAAGGTGGAGGATATGACTCAGGTTATGCAAAAGGTCGTATTCCTAAAGAGGGTAAAATGTCTCGTCATGTACAGTTTGAGGCTAATATGTCTCTTTCTGGTGCAAATGCGGATAAGCGTATTCCTTTGACCCCAATGCAACAGAAGATTGCTTTAGCTCAATTGTATGCTAAGCTTAACGGAACCAGTGTTGGTGGTGAGCTTTCGGAGAATGTTCAAATGGCAATTGATAATGTTGCCGCTCAAATAAAGAGTAATCGCAGTAATGCGGTGGTGGTTACAGGTCTCGATGATATTAATGCGCAGACAGTGGTGTTGGCCATTAATGAAATGTTGGGCAGTGCTGCTTTTGATTCAGAGTCTCCTCGTTATGTGAGACAGGGCAATGCCGAGGCTGTGAAGACTTTGATAGCCGATATGAATTCTGGAAAAGTAGGGGCTTTGATCATGGATGGTGTGAACCCTATGTATACGCTTCCTAATGCAGCTGAGTTCAAGTCTGGAATCGAAAAAGTTGGACTTTCAGTTACATTTTCAACTAATTGGAATGAAACCACCGAGGTGTCTCAATATACCGCCGCTTCGAACCATTATTTGGAATCTTGGGGCGATCTTCAGATTAAAAAGGGTCAATTTAGCTTGATGCAGCCTACTATTAGAGAGCTTTTTGATACACGACAGTTTCAAAATGCTTTATTGAAGTGGTTAGGTTCGGATAAAAGCTATTACGATTATATAAAAGAAACTTGGAGTACTGATATACTTAATGGTGGAGATTGGAACAAAGCCCTTCATGATGGTGTATTCGCTGGTGGTTCTGCTGTTATGTCGGTGACGACGGATGCAGACCCGGAAAATGTGGTATCTGAGGAAAGTGATAAGGAGGGGCAAGATATTTCTTCCGAAGCGGAAGCTTTAAGCAGTGTTGGTGCTATCTCTATGGCTAACGCTATAAGTAGTTTAACAAATTCAACCAGTGGAGGTGGAATGGAGTTGACTCTATACCCAAAAACGGGTATGGGTGCAGGTCAACAGGCAAGTAACCCGTGGTTGCAAGAGTTTCCTGATCCGATTACTAGGGTTTCTTGGGATAACTATGTGACCGTTTCCAAAGCAGATGCCGAAAGGTTAGGGTTGGAGAATTATCACGTAGCCAATGGTGGTCTTGATGGTAGTTATGTAAATATTACCGTAAATGGCGTCACATTGAACAATGTTCCGGTTATTATACAGCCAGGTCAGGCAATCGGTTCGGCTGGACTTTCTTTCGGTTATGGAAGGAAAGTGGGCATGAAATCAGAAATGCAGACTGGGGTAAATGCCTATCCTTTATATCAAGATTTTAAAAATACTCAAGCTGCTACTATCGAAAAGGCCTCTGGTACACATGAATTTGCATGTATTCAGTTGCACAAAACTTTGATGGGTAGAGGTGATATTATAAAAGAGACCACTCTTGAGATATTCAATACTAAAGACCATGCAGAATGGAACCATGTTCCTCAAGTATCTTTGGATCACCAAGAAGTCCCGGCTACTTCTGTAGATTTGTGGGATAGTTTTGACCGTTCCATAGGGCATCACTTTAACATGTCTATCGATCTTAATGCCTGTACGGGTTGTGGTGCTTGTGTTATTGCCTGTCATGCAGAGAATAATGTTCCTGTAGTAGGTAAAGAAGAGGTGAGAAAAAGTAGAGATATGCATTGGTTGCGTATCGATAGATATTATTCTTCAGAAGAAACCTTTGAAGGTGACAATCTAAAGAAAGATGGTTTTGATGGTCTTAGCGGAGATAATGGTTCTTTAGGAGGTTTTGGTCAGTTAGAAGATCCATCTGCGAACCCACAAGTGGCTTTTCAGCCAGTAATGTGCCAGCATTGTAATCATGCACCCTGCGAAACGGTTTGTCCGGTAGCAGCTACTTCACATAGTCGTCAAGGTCAAAACCATATGGCGTATAACCGTTGTGTAGGTACACGTTATTGTGCAAATAACTGCCCGTACAAAGTACGTCGTTTCAACTGGTTCTTATATAACAACAACGATGAGTTCGATTTCCATATGAACAACGATTTGGGTAAAATGGTATTGAACCCAGATGTAAATGTTCGTTCTCGTGGTGTAATCGAGAAGTGTTCTATGTGTATTCAAATGACACAGAAAACGATTCTTGATGCAAAACGTGATGGTAGGGTAATTGAAGACGGAGAATTTCAAACGGCATGTTCTGCGGCTTGTAGCAGTGGTGCCATTGTTTTCGGAGATGTTAACGATAAAGAAAGTCAAGTTTCAGAGTTGGCCGAAAGTGACCGTATGTATCACTTATTAGAGCATGTAGGCACACAACCAAATGTGTTCTACCATGTAAAAGTGAGAAATACAAACGAAGCATAA
- a CDS encoding quinol:cytochrome c oxidoreductase pentaheme cytochrome subunit: protein MKKVPYRHPISKILGITVLFFLLLSTSIFAQDEAAAEADSESAEAAAETDGDPAAGKSLFNQNCAACHALNRKMTGPALADVEARLAEDEGLDREWLYRWIKNSPGVISSGDSYANEIYNEYNQAAMTPFPTLSNADIDNILAYTAAPPSTPKPAAAAAGSEGVGGGSGSGSGISNELILGALVLVFGLLVVMLLLVNRTLRRIAEANGVVLEKEQAEKRKPIWKAFVDNQFLVLVSVIVLLLGSAYFAYGWMMQVGVDQGYQPIQPIHYSHRIHAGDNKIECKYCHSSARVSKTSGIPSLNVCMNCHKSIYQVSDETLAEGKQEYGVDYNKEIKKLYAAVGWDDQNQRYTGETKPVEWVRIHNLPDFAYFNHSQHVSVAGIQCQECHGPVEEMEIMYQYSPLTMGWCVNCHRETNVKVEGNEYYEKIHAELSKKYGVEQLTAAQMGGLECGKCHY from the coding sequence ATGAAAAAGGTTCCGTACCGCCATCCAATTTCTAAGATTCTAGGTATAACTGTATTATTTTTCCTACTGCTTTCCACTTCTATCTTTGCTCAAGATGAAGCTGCTGCCGAGGCGGATTCGGAATCGGCCGAAGCTGCTGCTGAAACCGATGGCGATCCTGCTGCGGGAAAATCACTCTTTAATCAAAACTGTGCTGCTTGCCATGCGTTGAACCGTAAGATGACCGGTCCTGCTCTTGCAGATGTTGAGGCTCGACTTGCTGAAGATGAAGGTTTGGATCGTGAGTGGTTGTATAGGTGGATTAAGAATAGTCCGGGTGTAATCTCTTCAGGCGATTCTTATGCCAATGAGATTTATAATGAATATAATCAGGCGGCAATGACGCCTTTCCCTACCTTGTCGAATGCCGATATAGATAATATACTTGCGTATACTGCGGCTCCTCCGTCGACTCCTAAGCCTGCGGCTGCTGCAGCTGGTAGTGAAGGTGTTGGTGGTGGTTCTGGTTCTGGTTCCGGTATTTCCAATGAATTGATATTGGGTGCCTTGGTTCTGGTTTTTGGTCTTTTAGTTGTGATGTTGCTGTTGGTCAACAGAACTTTGAGGCGAATTGCAGAGGCGAACGGGGTGGTTCTTGAGAAAGAGCAGGCAGAAAAACGTAAGCCGATATGGAAGGCCTTTGTCGATAATCAGTTCTTAGTGTTGGTTTCGGTAATTGTGCTGCTATTGGGTAGCGCATATTTTGCCTATGGGTGGATGATGCAAGTGGGTGTTGATCAAGGTTATCAACCGATTCAACCAATTCATTATTCTCACCGTATACATGCTGGCGACAATAAAATTGAATGTAAGTATTGTCACTCTTCTGCTCGAGTATCAAAAACATCGGGTATTCCTTCACTAAATGTTTGTATGAACTGTCATAAGTCTATTTATCAGGTTTCTGATGAAACTTTGGCAGAAGGTAAGCAAGAGTATGGTGTTGATTATAATAAGGAAATCAAGAAACTCTACGCTGCTGTTGGTTGGGATGATCAGAATCAGAGATACACAGGCGAAACTAAACCGGTAGAATGGGTTAGAATACACAATTTACCTGACTTTGCATACTTCAATCACTCTCAGCACGTAAGTGTGGCGGGTATACAGTGTCAAGAATGTCATGGGCCAGTTGAAGAAATGGAAATTATGTACCAATATTCTCCTTTGACTATGGGCTGGTGTGTTAACTGTCACCGAGAAACCAATGTGAAGGTCGAGGGTAACGAGTACTACGAAAAAATTCATGCCGAGCTTTCTAAAAAGTACGGTGTAGAGCAATTGACTGCCGCTCAAATGGGTGGGCTTGAATGTGGAAAGTGCCACTATTAA
- a CDS encoding sporulation related protein: MKRPCLSYKNLLLYKTVRPNNFPLMKTTFISLISIFSVAISSAQQGNINVEQDDKITELLKIYKTANESSDYFRIQVGFGSYAKAQNIQAKVQEDFPELSSKIDFDSPTYRVRVGRFKDKLTAERKFSEVRKKYPDAMLLQPKKSTR; this comes from the coding sequence TTGAAGCGCCCATGTTTGTCCTATAAAAATCTACTTTTGTATAAAACGGTAAGACCCAATAATTTCCCTTTGATGAAAACAACTTTTATCTCTTTAATCAGTATTTTCTCCGTAGCAATCAGTTCTGCACAACAAGGTAATATTAACGTTGAACAAGACGATAAGATTACGGAACTATTGAAAATATACAAGACGGCGAACGAAAGTTCTGACTATTTTCGAATTCAAGTCGGTTTTGGCTCTTACGCTAAAGCCCAAAACATACAGGCGAAAGTTCAAGAAGACTTTCCTGAACTATCTTCAAAGATTGATTTTGATTCTCCAACTTATAGAGTTCGAGTAGGCAGGTTCAAAGATAAATTGACCGCAGAGCGAAAATTTTCGGAAGTTCGAAAAAAGTATCCCGATGCGATGTTGTTACAACCAAAAAAATCGACCCGATAG